One window of the Salmo trutta chromosome 35, fSalTru1.1, whole genome shotgun sequence genome contains the following:
- the LOC115175031 gene encoding potassium voltage-gated channel subfamily S member 3, with product MGYGQVLHRCGNEEDQVYLNVGGVRHEVAEETLLRFPHTRLGRLLHCRSEDAILELCDDYSATEREYYFDRNPHIFISVINFYRTGRIHIMEEVCVFSFSQEIEYWGIQELHLGDCCSNWFQERKEYIEDRDWDVQSDDVQPPSLDSSFEELSAMDKDLEKFKGAWCAEVRSYVWIRLEDPGHSLSSKIIAVASLSVVLTSIVAMCVHSMPEFQILDENERHIEDPVLAILEVVCIVCFSAEFIIRLIVAPSPRKFLSNTLNIIDVASILPFYITLAFETVDDENSEENENLENVGKVVQVLRLMRVFRILKLARHSVGLRALGATVRHSYHEVGLLLLFLSVGISIFSVLIYSAEKEEEDTELGTIPMGWWWATITMTTVGYGDTCPVTLLGKLVATLCILCGLLVVALPITIIFNKFSKYYQRNKAIEEGLCLSQKASERHDLELPYHNIRDLYAQSLGVYPFMGGLAFKNSESSGGDDTDASSLQDIEEVCDTDTLDNGAAK from the coding sequence ATGGGATATGGGCAAGTCCTCCACCGATGCGGAAATGAGGAAGACCAGGTATACCTCAACGTGGGAGGTGTCCGGCACGAGGTGGCAGAGGAGACGCTGCTCCGCTTCCCCCACACACGCCTGGGCCGCCTGCTGCACTGCCGGAGCGAGGACGCCATCCTGGAGCTATGCGACGACTACAGTGCCACCGAGCGCGAGTACTACTTTGACCGCAATCCCCACATCTTCATCAGTGTGATCAACTTCTACCGCACAGGCCGCATCCACATCATGGAAGAGGTATGCGTCTTCTCCTTCAGCCAGGAGATTGAGTACTGGGGCATCCAGGAGCTCCACTTAGGGGATTGCTGCAGCAACTGGTTCCAGGAGCGCAAGGAGTACATCGAGGACCGCGACTGGGACGTCCAAAGCGACGACGTGCAGCCGCCCAGCTTGGACTCGTCCTTCGAAGAGCTCTCAGCCATGGACAAGGACCTGGAGAAGTTCAAGGGGGCGTGGTGCGCAGAGGTGCGGAGCTACGTGTGGATTAGGCTAGAGGACCCCGGTCATTCGCTCTCGTCCAAGATCATCGCTGTGGCCTCGCTGAGCGTGGTGCTCACCTCCATCGTGGCCATGTGCGTCCATAGCATGCCTGAGTTTCAGATCTTGGACGAGAACGAGAGGCACATCGAGGACCCCGTACTGGCCATCCTGGAGGTGGTCTGCATCGTCTGCTTCTCGGCCGAGTTCATCATCCGATTGATCGTAGCCCCCTCCCCAAGGAAGTTCCTCAGCAACACCCTGAACATCATCGACGTGGCCTCCATCCTGCCCTTCTACATCACGCTGGCCTTTGAGACGGTGGATGATGAGAACAGCGAGGAGAACGAGAACCTGGAGAACGTGGGCAAGGTGGTGCAGGTCCTCCGGCTGATGCGCGTCTTCAGGATCCTAAAATTGGCCCGCCATTCGGTGGGTCTGCGTGCGCTCGGTGCTACTGTCCGCCATAGCTACCACGAGGTGGGCCTGCTGCTCCTCTTCCTATCTGTGGGCATCTCCATCTTCTCCGTGCTCATCTACTCagcagagaaagaggaggaggacactGAGCTGGGCACCATACCCATGGGCTGGTGGTGGGCCACCATCACCATGACCACCGTGGGCTATGGTGACACCTGCCCGGTGACGTTGCTGGGGAAGTTGGTGGCCACCCTGTGCATCCTCTGCGGCTTGCTGGTGGTTGCCTTGCCTATCACCATAATCTTTAACAAGTTTTCCAAGTACTACCAGAGGAACAAAGCCATTGAGGAGGGCCTGTGTCTGAGTCAAAAGGCGTCCGAGAGACACGACCTGGAGCTCCCTTACCATAACATCAGAGACCTCTACGCCCAGAGTCTGGGCGTGTACCCCTTCATGGGCGGCCTCGCCTTCAAGAACAGTGAGAGTAGCGGCGGTGATGATACGGACGCCTCCAGCCTACAGGACATAGAGGAGGTGTGTGACACAGACACTCTGGACAATGGAGCAGCAAAATAA